From one Thalassospira lucentensis genomic stretch:
- the cobI gene encoding precorrin-2 C(20)-methyltransferase — protein sequence MSDAAITPASALPVAGTAYGLGIGPGEPDLITLKAYNILQKADVIAYPALEDGASLARQIVAPHVPDGRIEIAIRITMGQPADPIYDAAALEIGEYLKAGKSVAVLCEGDPFFYGSFMYLFGRLAEAGHPVQTVPGVSSMMACAAQLGAPLAARNDVLQVIPGPLSEERLRAQLGDTDAAAIIKLGRHFAKVRKVIEELGLTGRARYIERATLETQKMVPLGDLPEDTIAPYFSMILIHRRGDAWR from the coding sequence ATGAGCGACGCGGCCATCACACCCGCCAGCGCATTACCCGTGGCGGGTACGGCCTATGGCCTTGGCATCGGGCCGGGCGAACCCGACCTGATCACGCTCAAAGCCTATAACATCCTGCAAAAGGCAGATGTGATTGCCTATCCCGCCCTCGAAGACGGTGCCAGTCTGGCCCGCCAGATCGTCGCCCCGCATGTCCCCGATGGCCGGATCGAAATTGCCATTCGCATCACCATGGGCCAGCCCGCCGACCCGATCTATGATGCCGCCGCCCTTGAAATCGGCGAATATCTGAAAGCCGGAAAAAGCGTTGCCGTCCTGTGCGAAGGCGATCCGTTCTTTTATGGCAGCTTCATGTATCTGTTTGGCCGCCTGGCCGAGGCAGGGCATCCGGTTCAAACCGTGCCGGGTGTCAGTTCAATGATGGCCTGCGCCGCCCAGCTTGGCGCACCGCTTGCCGCCAGAAACGATGTGTTGCAGGTCATTCCGGGACCCTTATCCGAAGAACGGCTGCGCGCGCAGCTTGGCGATACCGATGCGGCCGCCATCATCAAACTTGGCCGCCACTTCGCCAAGGTCCGCAAGGTGATCGAAGAACTTGGCCTGACCGGCCGGGCGCGCTATATCGAACGCGCGACGCTTGAAACCCAGAAAATGGTACCGCTTGGTGACCTTCCGGAAGATACCATCGCACCCTATTTCTCGATGATCCTGATCCACCGTCGCGGAGATGCATGGCGATGA
- the cbiE gene encoding precorrin-6y C5,15-methyltransferase (decarboxylating) subunit CbiE produces MNEQSPLNGKITVIGIGEDGYDGLSTIARQILETASVIFGGKRHIAMLPGSNIAIQNSWITPFEANMPLIEDCLDQNPVILASGDPMFFGVGNTLVNYFGSKSITVIPHPSSISLAAARMGWALAECDVITLHGREPEILRSRLRPRGKLIALSADGSTPALVAVMLCEAGYDQSQMTICERLGGTQERITTQTAQTWQSTATSMPDVKPVDPLNLIMIDLVAGPKSRVLGNGAGLPDDAFIHDGMITKSEIRAQTLASLAPWRDAMLWDLGAGCGSISIEWMRAGGQAIAIERDVKRCNLIGKNAIRLGTPDLVIRQKAIEDAIAFADQLPTPDAIFVGGGITTPGLMDRCWDILPMHGRLVANTVTLEGEEELLRFYNKKGGTLSRLSVSRLVPRGSFRGWSNLAPVTHYVGVKV; encoded by the coding sequence ATGAACGAACAATCACCCCTAAACGGCAAAATCACCGTGATCGGTATTGGCGAAGACGGTTATGACGGACTAAGCACGATTGCCCGTCAGATACTTGAAACCGCCAGCGTGATCTTTGGCGGCAAACGCCATATCGCCATGCTGCCTGGATCAAATATTGCCATCCAGAACAGCTGGATTACCCCGTTCGAAGCCAATATGCCCCTGATCGAGGATTGCCTTGATCAGAACCCGGTTATCCTGGCCAGTGGCGACCCAATGTTCTTTGGTGTCGGCAACACACTTGTCAATTATTTCGGTTCCAAATCAATTACCGTAATCCCGCATCCCTCCAGCATCAGTCTGGCAGCCGCCCGCATGGGCTGGGCACTTGCCGAATGCGATGTGATCACGTTGCACGGGCGCGAACCGGAAATCCTGCGATCGCGCCTGCGCCCGCGCGGTAAACTGATCGCGCTTAGTGCCGATGGCAGTACCCCTGCACTGGTGGCGGTTATGCTGTGCGAAGCCGGCTACGATCAAAGCCAAATGACGATTTGCGAACGGCTGGGCGGCACACAGGAACGCATCACCACCCAAACCGCACAGACATGGCAATCCACCGCAACCTCAATGCCCGATGTCAAACCGGTCGATCCGCTAAACCTGATCATGATTGATCTGGTGGCCGGGCCCAAAAGCCGCGTTCTGGGCAATGGTGCTGGTCTGCCCGATGATGCCTTCATCCATGACGGCATGATCACCAAATCGGAAATTCGCGCCCAGACACTGGCATCCCTTGCGCCATGGCGCGACGCCATGCTTTGGGATCTGGGGGCCGGCTGCGGTTCGATTTCCATTGAATGGATGCGTGCTGGCGGTCAGGCCATCGCCATTGAACGCGATGTAAAACGGTGCAATCTGATCGGCAAGAATGCCATCCGCCTTGGCACACCCGATCTGGTCATCCGCCAAAAGGCAATCGAGGACGCAATTGCCTTCGCCGATCAGCTCCCTACACCTGATGCGATTTTTGTCGGCGGCGGTATTACGACCCCCGGTCTGATGGATCGGTGCTGGGATATCCTGCCGATGCATGGGCGGCTGGTGGCCAATACGGTCACGCTGGAAGGCGAAGAAGAATTATTACGGTTCTATAATAAAAAGGGTGGCACCCTGTCGCGCCTGTCTGTTTCCCGGCTGGTTCCACGCGGCAGTTTCAGGGGCTGGAGCAACCTTGCCCCCGTCACCCACTATGTCGGAGTAAAAGTATGA